One Malus sylvestris chromosome 14, drMalSylv7.2, whole genome shotgun sequence DNA segment encodes these proteins:
- the LOC126599024 gene encoding uncharacterized protein LOC126599024 produces the protein MTNLAKLEYAALDITGKNYLTWVLDTKIHLEAGNLGDTIREESSSSSQNRAKAMIFIRRHLDKALKSKYLTVEDPLALWEALRSRYNHQTTVILPKARYEWSHLRIQDFKSVAEYNSALFRITSQMKLCGDTITDEILLEKTYSTFHANNVLLQQQYRVREVNATSLEVNATSSGGNYHKQGRGHKRGRWNRKSKNHGGQFHNQVQRHNSGPSFKNVNRHKGKANMTNAPRNSEGACHRCGGNGHWVRTCRTPKHLVELYKASLKKKGVETNFLDQAKPMDIPDPVFDLSRQFDATHLDVSDFIMERGNEVYRSD, from the exons atgacgaACTTGGCTAAGCTTGAATAtgctgccctggacattactgggaagaattaccttactTGGGTACttgataccaagatccatctggaagcagggaatcttggagataccatcagGGAAGAAAGCAGCTCATCTTCTCAAAATCGGGCGAAGGCTATGATCTTTATTCGCCGCCATCTTGATAAGGCACTAAAGAGTAagtacttaacggttgaagatccgttagcTCTCTGGGAGGCCTTGCGAAGCAGATATAATCAccagacaacggtgattcttccaaaagcTCGCTATGAGTGGTCTCACCTGAGAATTCAGGATTTCAAATCAGTGGCGGAGTACAATTCTGCGTTGTTCAGGattacctctcagatgaagcTCTGTGGGGATACCATTACTGATGAAATATTGCTGGAAAAGACTTACAGCACATTTCATGCCAATAACGTGCTCCTGCAGCAGCAGTATAGAGTGCGAG AAGTAAATGCTACTTCCCTCGAAGTGAACGCCACATCCTCTGGTGGTAATTATCATAAACAAGGACGTGGCCACAAACGAGGTCGATGGAATAGGAAAAgcaagaaccatggtggtcagtttcacaaccaggttcaGAGGCATAATTCTGGCCCGAGCTTTAAGAATGTGAATCGTCACAAAGGCAAAGCTAACATGACCAATGCTCCCAGGAACTCTGAAGGAgcctgccataggtgtggtggcaatgggcatTGGGTGCGAACTtgtcgtaccccaaaacatctggtGGAGTTGTATAAAGCCTCCCTCAAGAAGAAGGGTGTCGAGACCAATTTTCTCGAccaggctaaaccaatggatatacctgatccaGTGTTTGATTTATCAAGGCAATTTGACGCAACTCACCTAGATGTTTCAGACTTCATTATGGAAAGGGGGAATGAAGTATATCGGTCCGACTAA
- the LOC126600258 gene encoding probable auxin efflux carrier component 1b: MISFTDLYHVLTAVVPLYVAMILAYGSVKWWKIFSPDQCSGINRFVALFAVPLLSFHFISTNNPYAMNYRFIAADTLQKVIVLLVLAVWSRTSARGSLEWSITLFSLSTLPNTLVMGIPLLKGMYGDASGSLMVQIVVLQCIIWYTLMLFLFEYRGARLLIGEQFPDTAGSIISFRVDSDIISLDGKEPLQTEAEVGEDGKLHVTVRKSTSSRSEIYSRRSHGPNSGVSLTPRPSNLTNAEIYSLQSSRNPTPRGSSFNHTDFYSMVNGKNMSNASPRQSNYGNVGFDEEARGVGGPRGAANVGSLGYPAPPSAGIFSPVTGPAAGAKKQPNGTDGGKDLHMFVWSSSASPVSEGGIHVFRGEYGNELAGVAALHKDYDEFGRDEFSFDNRPASNGADREGPVLSKLGSSSTSELHPKTANGGESKTTAMPPASVMTRLILIMVWRKLIRNPNTYSSLIGLTWSLVSYKWHIVMPAIVARSIAILSDAGLGMAMFSLGLFMALQPRMIACGNTVASFAMAVRFLTGPAVMAAASIAVGLRGVLLHIAIVQAALPQGIVPFVFAKEYNVHPDILSTGVIFGMLIALPITLVYYILLGL; the protein is encoded by the exons ATGATCAGTTTCACAGACCTGTACCACGTCCTCACCGCCGTTGTGCCGCTGTACGTGGCCATGATCTTAGCCTACGGCTCCGTGAAATGGTGGAAGATCTTCAGCCCCGACCAATGCTCCGGCATCAACCGCTTCGTCGCTCTGTTTGCAGTTCCTCTGCTCTCCTTCCACTTCATCTCCACCAACAACCCCTATGCCATGAACTACAGGTTCATAGCGGCTGACACGCTTCAGAAAGTCATCGTCCTGTTGGTCCTAGCCGTGTGGTCGAGAACCAGCGCCAGAGGCTCTCTCGAGTGGTCCATCACTCTTTTCTCCCTCTCCACTCTGCCCAACACTCTGGTCATGGGGATACCCCTTCTGAAGGGCATGTACGGTGACGCCTCCGGCAGCCTCATGGTCCAAATCGTCGTCCTCCAGTGTATCATTTGGTACACTCTTATGCTGTTCCTCTTCGAGTACAGGGGCGCTCGCCTCCTCATTGGTGAACAGTTCCCGGACACCGCCGGCTCCATCATTTCCTTCAGGGTCGATTCCGACATCATTTCCTTGGACGGAAAAGAGCCGTTGCAGACAGAGGCCGAGGTCGGAGAAGACGGGAAGCTCCATGTCACTGTCAGAAAATCGACGAGCTCTCGCTCCGAAATATACTCCAGAAGATCCCACGGACCCAACTCCGGCGTGTCCTTAACCCCAAGGCCTTCTAATCTCACCAATGCTGAGATTTACAGCCTTCAGTCTTCGCGAAACCCGACTCCCAGAGGCTCCAGCTTTAACCACACTGATTTCTACTCCATGGTGAACGGGAAAAACATGAGCAATGCGAGTCCGAGGCAGTCGAATTACGGGAATGTGGGGTTTGATGAGGAGGCTAGAGGAGTTGGGGGGCCCAGAGGAGCAGCAAATGTGGGGAGTTTGGGGTATCCGGCGCCTCCCAGTGCCGGGATATTCTCTCCGGTGACCGGACCCGCCGCTGGGGCAAAGAAGCAACCCAATGGCACCGATGGTGGCAAAGACCTACACATGTTTGTTTGGAGCTCAAGCGCTTCGCCTGTGTCGGAAGGAGGCATTCATGTTTTCAGAGGAGAATATGGCAATGAACTTGCTGGGGTTGCTGCTCTCCACAAAG ATTATGATGAGTTTGGCCGAGATGAGTTCAGCTTCGACAACAGGCCGGCTTCAAACGGGGCTGATCGGGAAGGTCCGGTGCTTTCCAAGTTGGGTTCGAGCTCCACCTCTGAACTCCACCCCAAGACAGCTAATGGTGGTGAATCAAAGACCACAGCCATGCCGCCTGCTAGCGTTATGACCCGACTCATTCTTATTATGGTTTGGCGAAAACTGATTAGGAACCCAAACACTTACTCCAGCCTCATTGGCCTCACCTGGTCTCTGGTCTCCTACAA GTGGCACATTGTTATGCCTGCAATTGTAGCCCGTTCGATAGCCATTCTGTCTGATGCAGGTCTTGGAATGGCCATGTTTAGTCTTG GCTTGTTCATGGCTTTACAACCACGGATGATTGCTTGCGGAAATACAGTTGCTTCCTTTGCTATGGCAGTTCGATTCCTCACTGGGCCGGCTGTCATGGCAGCGGCCTCAATTGCTGTTGGACTGCGAGGTGTTTTGTTGCACATTGCCATTGTACAG GCAGCTCTTCCACAAGGGATTGTTCCGTTTGTCTTTGCCAAGGAATACAATGTTCATCCTGACATACTAAGCACCGG GGTTATCTTCGGAATGCTAATCGCTCTTCCGATCACATTGGTTTACTACATCTTGCTAGGGCTTTGA